A stretch of the Dechloromonas sp. TW-R-39-2 genome encodes the following:
- the gltX gene encoding glutamate--tRNA ligase — translation MKPVRTRFAPSPTGYLHIGGARTALFSWAFARRHGGTFVLRIEDTDVARSTPEAVQAIIDGMNWLGLEHDEGPFYQMQRMERYKEAIQQMLANGTAYYCYTTREELDALRAEQEAKKEKPRYDGRWRPEAGKILPTPPANIPPVIRFKNPKDGVVAWDDQVKGRIEIANGELDDLIIARADGTPTYNFCVCVDDWDMGITHVIRGDDHVNNTPRQINILAALGAEVPQYAHLSMILGDDGAKLSKRHGAVSVMQYDEDGFLTEAVINYLARLGWSHGDDEVFSRQQFVEWFDLDHITASAAQFNTEKLLWLNQHYMKQLPAAELAAKVKPRLAARGINTDAGPSLENAVALYVDRSNTLNVLADAVEVFYTTVTPNPELLAQHLSDEARPALVDFAAGIANVAWEAPAINALIKETVAKHGLKMPKLAMPLRVLLTGQAQTPSVDAVIVLIGRDKVISLLGGNL, via the coding sequence ATGAAGCCTGTCCGCACCCGTTTTGCCCCCAGCCCCACCGGTTACCTGCACATCGGCGGCGCCCGTACCGCCCTCTTCTCCTGGGCCTTTGCCCGTCGCCACGGCGGCACTTTCGTATTGCGCATCGAGGACACCGACGTTGCACGCTCGACGCCGGAAGCCGTACAAGCAATCATCGACGGCATGAACTGGCTGGGCCTGGAACATGACGAAGGTCCGTTCTACCAGATGCAGCGCATGGAGCGTTACAAGGAAGCCATCCAGCAAATGTTGGCCAACGGCACCGCTTATTATTGCTACACGACGCGCGAAGAACTCGACGCGCTGCGTGCCGAGCAGGAAGCGAAGAAGGAAAAGCCGCGCTACGACGGCCGCTGGCGTCCGGAAGCCGGCAAAATCCTGCCGACGCCGCCGGCCAACATCCCGCCGGTGATCCGCTTCAAGAATCCGAAGGACGGCGTCGTCGCCTGGGACGACCAGGTCAAGGGCCGCATCGAGATCGCCAACGGCGAGCTCGACGACCTGATCATTGCCCGTGCCGATGGCACGCCGACCTATAACTTCTGCGTCTGCGTCGACGACTGGGACATGGGCATCACCCACGTCATCCGCGGCGACGACCACGTCAACAACACGCCGCGCCAGATCAACATCCTCGCCGCGCTGGGTGCCGAAGTGCCGCAATACGCCCATCTCTCGATGATCCTCGGTGACGACGGCGCCAAGCTGTCGAAGCGTCATGGCGCCGTCTCGGTCATGCAGTACGACGAAGACGGTTTCCTGACCGAAGCAGTCATCAATTACCTGGCCCGCCTCGGCTGGTCGCACGGCGACGATGAGGTCTTCTCGCGCCAGCAGTTCGTCGAATGGTTCGATCTTGACCACATCACCGCCTCGGCCGCCCAGTTCAATACCGAAAAACTGCTGTGGCTGAACCAGCATTACATGAAGCAGCTGCCGGCTGCCGAACTGGCCGCCAAGGTCAAACCTCGCCTGGCAGCGCGCGGTATCAATACCGACGCCGGCCCCAGCCTTGAAAATGCCGTTGCTTTGTATGTCGACCGCAGCAATACGCTGAATGTGCTGGCCGATGCGGTCGAAGTCTTCTACACGACAGTCACGCCGAACCCTGAGCTGCTCGCACAACACCTGAGCGACGAGGCTCGCCCAGCACTGGTCGATTTCGCAGCCGGCATTGCCAACGTTGCCTGGGAGGCTCCGGCGATCAATGCGCTGATCAAGGAAACTGTCGCCAAACATGGCCTGAAAATGCCAAAGCTGGCGATGCCCTTGCGCGTTTTGCTAACGGGTCAGGCTCAAACGCCTTCGGTTGATGCAGTCATTGTGCTGATCGGGCGCGATAAAGTTATCAGCCTTCTTGGGGGCAATCTCTAA
- a CDS encoding cytochrome D1 domain-containing protein — translation MHKLLSSTWGLLSLPLMVSSAFAADVSGLSDEAKAASAKIYFERCAGCHGMLRKGATGKNLEPSWAKKEADGRQIEGGTIKLGQSRLEKIIGYGTEGGMPNFDDILSKDEIRNMAAYIQTAPDSPPEWGLKDMRASWKLHVPVDQRPTRKMNKVNLNNIFSVTLRDAGEVALIDGDTKKIWGIVKTGYAVHISRMSLSGRYIHVVGRDGRLDMIDLWYEKPTVVATIKAGLESRSVETSKAKGYEDKYAIVGSYWPPQYTILDGLTLEPLKNISTRGVTVDGDYHQEPRVASIVASTTKPEFLVSVKETGMVKMVDYSDLTNLKEVTINTAKFLHDGGYDSTQRYFMVAANASNKIAVVDVKEGKFTALVDTAKIPHPGRGANIVHPKFGPVWATSHLGADVITLIGTDPEKNPQHAWKVVQELKNHGANSLFVKTHPKSDNLWADSPLNPDSKLAGSVTVYKISELGQPDPKPEIIDVAAAANLGKTKGIQRVVQGEYNQNGDEIWYSVWTGNKVEPSAIVVIDDKTRKVKAVIKDKRLVTPTGKFNVYNTQHDVY, via the coding sequence ATGCATAAATTACTTTCATCAACCTGGGGGCTGTTAAGTCTCCCACTCATGGTTTCATCGGCTTTTGCCGCCGATGTTTCCGGATTGTCCGACGAGGCAAAGGCAGCCAGCGCCAAAATCTACTTTGAGCGTTGCGCGGGTTGCCACGGTATGTTGCGCAAAGGCGCTACCGGTAAAAATCTTGAACCCAGCTGGGCCAAGAAAGAGGCCGATGGGCGCCAGATCGAAGGCGGGACGATCAAGCTGGGTCAATCTCGTCTTGAGAAGATCATTGGCTATGGCACCGAAGGCGGCATGCCGAATTTTGACGACATCCTGAGCAAGGATGAAATCAGGAATATGGCCGCTTACATCCAGACCGCACCCGATTCTCCGCCGGAGTGGGGACTGAAGGATATGCGCGCCTCATGGAAGTTGCATGTGCCGGTTGACCAGCGTCCGACCCGCAAGATGAACAAGGTCAATCTGAACAACATTTTCTCGGTGACCTTGCGTGATGCCGGGGAAGTGGCTTTGATCGACGGGGATACCAAGAAGATCTGGGGCATCGTCAAGACAGGTTATGCCGTGCATATTTCGCGGATGTCGCTGTCCGGTCGTTACATCCACGTCGTCGGCCGTGATGGCCGTCTGGACATGATTGACCTGTGGTACGAAAAACCGACTGTGGTCGCCACCATCAAGGCCGGCCTGGAGTCGCGCTCGGTTGAAACGTCAAAAGCCAAGGGGTACGAGGACAAGTACGCCATCGTCGGATCTTATTGGCCGCCGCAGTACACCATTCTTGATGGCCTGACGCTGGAGCCCTTGAAGAATATTTCGACCCGGGGCGTCACTGTCGATGGTGATTATCATCAGGAGCCTCGTGTTGCTTCCATCGTTGCTTCAACGACCAAGCCCGAATTCCTGGTCAGCGTGAAGGAAACCGGCATGGTCAAGATGGTCGATTATTCCGATCTGACCAACCTCAAGGAGGTGACGATCAATACCGCCAAATTCCTGCACGATGGTGGTTACGATTCGACGCAGCGATATTTCATGGTAGCGGCCAATGCTTCGAACAAGATTGCCGTGGTCGACGTCAAGGAAGGCAAGTTTACTGCGTTGGTCGACACCGCAAAAATTCCTCATCCGGGGCGTGGCGCCAATATCGTGCACCCAAAATTTGGTCCGGTCTGGGCGACTTCTCACCTTGGGGCTGATGTCATCACGTTGATCGGCACCGACCCCGAGAAGAATCCGCAGCATGCCTGGAAGGTCGTGCAGGAGTTGAAAAACCACGGGGCCAATTCGTTGTTTGTCAAAACGCATCCGAAGTCGGACAACCTGTGGGCTGACTCACCGCTCAATCCTGATTCAAAGCTGGCCGGATCGGTCACTGTCTACAAGATTTCTGAACTGGGTCAGCCTGATCCAAAGCCGGAAATCATCGATGTGGCCGCTGCTGCGAATCTCGGTAAAACCAAGGGCATCCAGCGGGTTGTTCAGGGCGAGTACAACCAGAATGGCGATGAAATCTGGTATTCGGTCTGGACCGGCAACAAGGTTGAACCCTCGGCCATCGTTGTGATCGATGACAAAACACGCAAGGTCAAGGCGGTCATCAAGGATAAACGACTGGTGACGCCAACTGGCAAGTTCAACGTCTATAACACGCAACACGACGTTTATTGA
- a CDS encoding PLP-dependent aminotransferase family protein translates to MGLYQSLAFETEKLISDGVLMAGDRLPSVRQVCKSRNVSPVTVTQAYYLLESRGLIEARPKSGYFVRARLGQRLHEPEMSHPVSNSTELQVSDFIFQILNSVKNPSVVPLGSSFPSPYLFPLDKLGRFLGQAARKFDPISTVTDLPPGNEELRRQIVLRYLSRGAVVPTDEIVITSGAMEGLNLCLQAATSPGDLIAIESPTFYAGLQASERLGLKVIEIPSHPREGISLEALEDALRRYPIKACLLMLNFANPTGSLVSDARKKYLIDLLGRYDVPLIEDDVYGELYFGSQAPLCSKSEARTDHVMHVSSFSKCLAPGYRIGWVAAGRYTEKIVRLKLSTTLATTIPVQIAMADFLKNGGYDHHLRRLRQQLAVQESVLIDAVERYFPPESKLARPVGGYFMWIGLPDQVDALKLHKMALDQGISIAPGPIFSAKREFANCIRLNYGYPDSVQQQAAIATLGRLISAQL, encoded by the coding sequence ATGGGTCTTTATCAAAGCCTCGCATTTGAAACAGAAAAATTGATCAGCGATGGCGTATTGATGGCCGGTGATCGCCTGCCTTCGGTTCGCCAGGTCTGTAAATCGCGCAATGTCAGCCCTGTCACAGTCACGCAGGCTTATTATTTGCTGGAAAGTCGTGGCCTGATTGAGGCGCGACCGAAGTCCGGTTATTTCGTGCGCGCCCGTCTTGGGCAGCGCCTGCACGAACCCGAAATGAGTCATCCCGTAAGCAACTCGACTGAGTTGCAGGTGAGCGATTTCATTTTCCAGATACTGAACAGCGTCAAGAACCCTTCCGTGGTTCCGCTTGGCTCCAGTTTTCCGAGTCCCTATTTGTTTCCGCTGGATAAATTAGGTCGCTTCCTGGGCCAGGCTGCACGCAAATTTGATCCGATTTCCACGGTGACCGACTTGCCGCCCGGAAATGAGGAATTACGTCGCCAGATCGTGCTGCGTTATTTGTCGCGCGGTGCTGTTGTACCGACGGATGAAATTGTCATCACGTCCGGTGCTATGGAAGGGCTGAATCTCTGCCTGCAGGCAGCGACGTCGCCGGGCGACCTGATTGCCATCGAGTCACCTACTTTTTATGCCGGCTTGCAGGCCAGCGAGCGCCTGGGCCTGAAAGTGATCGAAATTCCCTCGCACCCGCGTGAAGGCATCAGTTTGGAGGCTTTGGAGGATGCCTTGCGTCGCTATCCGATCAAGGCCTGTTTGTTGATGCTTAATTTCGCAAATCCAACCGGCAGTCTGGTTTCCGATGCGCGAAAGAAATACCTGATCGATCTGCTCGGCCGGTACGATGTGCCGCTCATCGAGGATGATGTTTACGGTGAGTTGTACTTTGGCTCACAAGCTCCTTTATGCAGCAAATCGGAAGCCAGGACCGACCATGTCATGCATGTTTCGTCTTTTTCAAAATGCCTGGCACCCGGTTACCGGATCGGCTGGGTGGCTGCCGGGCGTTATACGGAAAAAATCGTTCGCTTGAAGCTGTCGACCACATTGGCCACGACGATTCCTGTGCAGATTGCCATGGCCGATTTCCTGAAAAATGGTGGCTATGATCACCATTTACGTCGCTTGCGGCAGCAGTTGGCAGTTCAGGAGTCGGTTTTGATCGATGCCGTTGAGCGTTATTTTCCACCTGAAAGCAAACTGGCTCGGCCTGTTGGTGGCTATTTCATGTGGATCGGCTTGCCTGATCAAGTCGATGCATTGAAATTGCACAAGATGGCTCTGGATCAAGGGATCAGCATCGCGCCCGGCCCGATTTTTTCTGCCAAGCGCGAGTTTGCCAACTGCATTCGCCTCAATTACGGCTACCCCGACTCCGTGCAGCAGCAGGCTGCAATTGCTACATTGGGGCGACTGATTTCAGCTCAACTCTGA
- a CDS encoding dihydroneopterin aldolase, translated as MLANHWCASVDATIQLRTGCNPLEKHGPQAVVVHADAWAPIDAVANPHDIRQVVDYEVIFLAIRRLEENAHCECLESSILEVMDAIFSIAIVTSAFISIHKPHVYNGQGTPAISLSMTREQWAKMRS; from the coding sequence GTGTTAGCCAATCACTGGTGTGCATCTGTCGATGCCACAATTCAATTGCGGACGGGCTGCAATCCGCTTGAAAAGCACGGCCCGCAGGCGGTTGTCGTTCACGCCGATGCCTGGGCTCCGATTGATGCCGTTGCGAATCCGCACGATATCCGGCAGGTTGTCGATTATGAGGTCATTTTTCTGGCCATTCGCCGGCTTGAAGAAAATGCGCATTGCGAATGCCTTGAATCGAGCATCCTTGAGGTGATGGATGCGATTTTCTCGATTGCGATTGTTACGTCGGCCTTCATTTCAATACACAAACCGCATGTTTACAACGGTCAGGGGACGCCGGCCATTTCTCTCTCAATGACACGGGAGCAATGGGCGAAGATGCGGTCATGA
- a CDS encoding RNA polymerase sigma factor — MDTLLSLPPLYEKNRLMAEQNRRLTETVARESGRLGSFIRQRVPDPGEAEDILQDVFFELVEAWRLPEPIEQVGAWLFRVARNRIVDRFRKRREEPLPIAWAEDDDAADWLDKALPADDGGPEAAYLRGLWLDAIAAALDELPVGPRDVFIAHELDGRSFKEMAAESGTSMNTLLGWKRQAVLHLRERLRPLYDEQP, encoded by the coding sequence ATGGACACATTGCTTTCCCTGCCACCGCTTTACGAAAAGAACCGCCTGATGGCTGAGCAAAACCGCCGCCTGACTGAAACCGTTGCCCGCGAAAGCGGGCGGCTGGGCAGTTTTATTCGTCAGCGGGTGCCTGATCCGGGTGAGGCTGAGGACATCCTGCAGGATGTCTTTTTCGAACTGGTTGAGGCCTGGCGTTTGCCTGAGCCGATCGAGCAAGTCGGTGCATGGCTGTTCCGGGTGGCGCGCAATCGCATCGTCGACCGCTTTCGCAAGCGGCGCGAGGAGCCTTTGCCGATTGCCTGGGCTGAGGATGACGATGCTGCTGATTGGCTGGATAAGGCCTTGCCGGCCGATGACGGCGGCCCGGAAGCGGCATATTTGCGCGGTTTGTGGCTGGATGCGATTGCGGCTGCACTCGACGAATTGCCTGTCGGGCCGCGCGATGTGTTCATTGCCCACGAACTCGATGGGCGGAGCTTCAAGGAAATGGCAGCAGAAAGCGGTACTTCCATGAACACCCTGCTGGGCTGGAAGCGACAGGCCGTTCTGCACTTGCGCGAACGCCTCCGCCCCCTTTACGACGAACAACCCTGA
- a CDS encoding metallophosphoesterase yields the protein MPHSQALPRSEKPDSVLTVRLKRTLWRLLPLVAGLHAYIGWRLLPPLELSRPGLILAIAGLVISTCLVPLGLLARFIVDRQALADRLSGLGGLAMGLFSSVLVLTVLRDIAALWVDVPVAPSALGVLVLAGLFSLLGYINARRVARVVRVDIPLAGLPEALVGVTIVQLSDIHVGPTIKQNYVQAIVDRVNQLDADLVAITGDVVDGSVEELHADTAPLGDLRSRYGTYVVSGNHEYYAGATAWMREFERIGLHNLDNRHLVIERDGARFILAGVSDYSAAAFDASQASDPVAALAGSPPGLLRVLLAHQPRSARAAAAAGFDLQLSGHTHGGQFWPWNHFVPLQQPFTAGLHRLGRLAVYTSRGTGYWGPPKRFGAPSEIAVLRLIPG from the coding sequence ATGCCCCATAGCCAAGCACTACCTCGTTCGGAAAAGCCTGACTCCGTACTGACCGTCCGGTTGAAACGGACGCTCTGGCGTCTTTTACCGCTGGTCGCGGGTCTGCATGCCTATATCGGCTGGCGATTGCTGCCACCGCTTGAACTGAGCCGCCCAGGCTTGATATTGGCGATTGCCGGACTGGTGATTTCGACCTGCCTCGTTCCTCTTGGTTTACTGGCCCGTTTCATCGTCGACCGTCAGGCCTTGGCTGATCGGCTCAGTGGCTTGGGTGGTCTGGCAATGGGACTTTTTTCCTCGGTGCTGGTGTTGACCGTGCTGCGCGATATCGCAGCTTTATGGGTTGATGTGCCGGTGGCTCCGAGTGCGCTTGGCGTGCTTGTACTGGCCGGCCTGTTTTCCTTGCTCGGCTACATCAATGCGCGTCGCGTCGCCCGTGTGGTACGGGTTGATATCCCGTTGGCCGGGCTTCCCGAGGCGCTGGTCGGGGTGACCATTGTGCAGCTCAGCGATATTCATGTCGGTCCGACAATCAAGCAAAATTATGTTCAGGCGATCGTCGACCGCGTCAATCAGCTCGATGCCGACCTGGTCGCAATTACGGGTGACGTGGTTGATGGCAGTGTCGAGGAACTGCATGCCGATACCGCACCGCTTGGCGATCTGCGCAGTCGCTACGGTACTTATGTGGTGAGCGGCAACCATGAGTATTACGCGGGGGCCACGGCGTGGATGCGTGAGTTTGAACGTATTGGACTGCACAACCTGGATAACCGTCACCTTGTTATCGAACGTGATGGCGCACGCTTCATTCTGGCTGGGGTCAGCGATTATTCCGCGGCTGCTTTTGATGCCAGCCAGGCCAGCGATCCGGTGGCTGCGCTTGCCGGTAGTCCTCCCGGCTTGCTGCGTGTCTTGCTCGCCCATCAGCCCCGTTCGGCTCGTGCAGCCGCTGCAGCCGGTTTCGACTTGCAACTTTCCGGCCATACGCATGGTGGCCAGTTCTGGCCCTGGAATCATTTCGTGCCCTTGCAGCAGCCTTTTACGGCGGGCTTGCATCGACTGGGTCGCTTGGCGGTCTATACCAGTCGGGGAACCGGCTACTGGGGGCCACCAAAGCGTTTTGGTGCGCCTTCGGAGATTGCCGTGTTGCGCTTGATTCCCGGGTGA
- a CDS encoding cytochrome c oxidase subunit 3 family protein has product MTTMAMAASDAPSGAEYKERIPGNKGIWVGITCEFVEFVVLFVVYFVARAHFPESFEQGAEKLSRLSGTVITLLMVTSSFFIACSVASMRAGHQRRSLYWLVAGLVMALGYPIAKYFEIQWNLAHGINGESGIFFTVYYYLTFNHLVHATWGILGILWVLARHLAGGYSTDDYAGLEALACYWHATDIIWLVIFPFFYVLA; this is encoded by the coding sequence ATGACAACCATGGCAATGGCAGCAAGTGACGCTCCTTCCGGAGCAGAATACAAAGAACGCATTCCCGGCAACAAGGGAATCTGGGTTGGCATTACCTGTGAATTCGTCGAATTCGTCGTGTTGTTTGTCGTCTATTTCGTCGCACGCGCTCACTTTCCTGAATCGTTCGAACAAGGTGCCGAAAAGCTCTCGCGGCTTTCCGGGACAGTCATCACGCTATTGATGGTAACCAGCAGTTTCTTCATCGCCTGCTCGGTAGCCAGCATGCGGGCCGGTCATCAACGCCGGTCTCTTTACTGGTTAGTCGCTGGGCTCGTCATGGCGCTCGGCTATCCAATCGCAAAATACTTCGAAATCCAATGGAATCTCGCCCATGGCATCAATGGCGAATCCGGCATTTTCTTTACGGTCTACTACTACCTGACGTTCAATCATCTGGTTCACGCCACCTGGGGCATTCTTGGCATCTTGTGGGTGCTCGCCCGTCATTTGGCGGGAGGATACTCAACAGACGATTACGCGGGTCTTGAGGCACTCGCCTGTTATTGGCACGCCACCGACATCATCTGGCTTGTCATCTTTCCATTCTTCTACGTACTCGCCTGA
- a CDS encoding phasin family protein: MSINTEQFAAANKATVDSLLSVANTALASAERIAALNLNAARATLEDAASGVKSVLSAKDPKEALAVQSSLAQPAVEKAVAYSRSVYEITQQTQQELAKMVEAQFGDFQKSVAGMVELASKSAPAGSESAVAAIQNAIAAANSAFGNMNSMAKQFADAAQANIAAVTKKSK, translated from the coding sequence ATGTCGATCAATACCGAGCAATTCGCTGCTGCCAACAAGGCTACCGTTGATTCCCTGCTGTCTGTTGCCAATACCGCCCTGGCTTCTGCCGAGCGTATTGCTGCCCTGAATCTGAACGCCGCTCGCGCTACGCTGGAAGATGCTGCATCCGGCGTGAAGTCGGTTCTCAGCGCCAAGGATCCGAAAGAAGCCCTGGCAGTCCAGTCTTCGCTGGCTCAACCGGCTGTTGAAAAGGCTGTTGCCTATTCGCGTTCGGTTTATGAAATTACGCAACAAACCCAGCAGGAACTGGCCAAGATGGTTGAAGCTCAGTTCGGTGACTTCCAGAAGTCCGTAGCTGGCATGGTTGAGCTGGCTTCCAAGTCTGCTCCGGCTGGTTCGGAAAGCGCCGTTGCTGCCATCCAGAACGCCATTGCTGCTGCCAACTCTGCTTTTGGCAACATGAATTCGATGGCCAAGCAGTTTGCCGATGCTGCCCAGGCAAACATCGCTGCCGTGACCAAGAAATCCAAGTAA
- a CDS encoding dihydrofolate reductase has product MLGLDGWLPWDIPEELAFFERTVAGAALVIGRLTYESMDVVPEDSFIVTRQTNLRLRPGCTRVNSVEEGLLTAAATGKPVFVIGGASVYAAAWPYCQRFYLTRIDRPFDGDTLFPASIPLEDWALVSNLAQTYRERKSNTDVLCRFLQYEQQKPRIPVIQDCNSAEAKSESA; this is encoded by the coding sequence ATGCTGGGTCTGGATGGATGGTTGCCCTGGGATATTCCGGAGGAGCTCGCTTTTTTCGAGCGGACGGTAGCCGGGGCCGCGCTGGTTATTGGTCGTTTGACCTATGAATCGATGGATGTTGTCCCGGAGGACTCGTTCATCGTGACACGACAAACCAATCTCCGTTTGCGGCCTGGTTGTACGCGTGTCAATTCCGTCGAGGAAGGTTTGTTGACCGCGGCAGCCACAGGGAAGCCGGTTTTCGTGATTGGTGGTGCCTCGGTTTACGCTGCGGCCTGGCCTTACTGCCAGCGTTTCTATCTGACGCGTATCGACCGCCCGTTTGATGGCGATACGCTTTTCCCGGCGAGTATTCCTCTTGAAGATTGGGCACTTGTCAGCAATCTTGCTCAAACTTATCGGGAAAGAAAGAGCAATACCGATGTTCTTTGTCGTTTTCTCCAGTATGAGCAGCAAAAGCCTCGCATTCCGGTGATTCAAGATTGCAATTCGGCAGAGGCTAAATCAGAATCTGCTTAA